One genomic segment of Protaetiibacter intestinalis includes these proteins:
- a CDS encoding carboxymuconolactone decarboxylase family protein has translation MSTDTRIPPTEVTGLYGALVKFAARRMVGRVPDSVGVLWHHRPIMKDAMGFGGKVERWNELDPDLASYATMAAAAFIGCSFCLDFNYYLAHNHGLDEAKVREVPVWRESQVFSPLERRVMEYAEAASQTPPAVTDELSDALLAELGPAALVELAARVGFINMSSRMNVALGIRSEGFADACELPPLALRGAAQGAA, from the coding sequence ATGTCCACCGACACCCGCATCCCCCCGACCGAGGTCACCGGCCTGTACGGCGCGCTCGTGAAGTTCGCCGCGCGCCGGATGGTGGGCAGGGTCCCCGACTCGGTCGGGGTGCTCTGGCACCACCGGCCGATCATGAAGGACGCGATGGGCTTCGGCGGCAAGGTCGAGCGCTGGAACGAGCTCGACCCCGACCTCGCGTCCTACGCGACGATGGCGGCGGCGGCGTTCATCGGGTGCAGCTTCTGCCTCGACTTCAACTACTACCTGGCCCACAACCACGGTCTCGACGAGGCGAAGGTGCGCGAGGTGCCGGTCTGGCGCGAGTCGCAGGTCTTCAGCCCGCTCGAACGGCGGGTCATGGAGTACGCGGAGGCCGCCAGCCAGACGCCGCCCGCGGTCACCGACGAGCTGTCGGATGCCCTGCTCGCGGAGCTCGGACCCGCGGCGCTCGTCGAGCTGGCGGCGCGCGTCGGGTTCATCAACATGTCCTCGCGCATGAACGTCGCCCTCGGCATCCGCTCGGAGGGGTTCGCCGACGCCTGCGAGCTGCCGCCGCTCGCCCTCCGGGGCGCCGCGCAGGGTGCGGCGTAG
- a CDS encoding class I SAM-dependent methyltransferase, which produces MTTPDERYTHGHHETVLRSHIWRTAHNSAAYLLPELRPGMSLLDVGAGPGTITVDLAELVAPGRVVGVDASEEVVAQARAHAAERGVTNVEFHVADAYALPYADGEFDVVHAHQVLQHLGRPVEALVEFRRVVADGGVVAVRECDYAGVVLHPQTLGLDAWATLYQRVHRSNGGEPDAGRRLKQWAHEAGFTAVASTASVWCFSDEEERSWWGGMWRDRVLASAFAGDALGKELATRADLEAISSAWAHWAEDPDGWMVFPHGEILARK; this is translated from the coding sequence ATGACCACCCCCGACGAGCGCTACACCCACGGCCACCACGAGACCGTGCTGCGCTCCCACATCTGGCGCACCGCCCACAACTCGGCCGCCTACCTGCTGCCGGAGCTGCGACCCGGGATGTCGCTTCTCGACGTCGGTGCCGGCCCCGGCACCATCACGGTCGACCTCGCCGAGCTCGTCGCGCCGGGGCGCGTCGTCGGCGTCGACGCCTCCGAGGAGGTCGTCGCGCAGGCGCGCGCCCACGCCGCCGAGCGCGGCGTGACGAACGTCGAGTTCCACGTCGCCGACGCCTACGCGCTGCCCTACGCCGACGGAGAGTTCGACGTCGTGCACGCCCACCAGGTGCTGCAGCACCTCGGGCGCCCCGTCGAGGCGCTCGTCGAGTTCCGCCGGGTGGTCGCCGACGGCGGCGTCGTCGCGGTGCGCGAGTGCGACTACGCGGGCGTCGTGCTGCACCCGCAGACCCTCGGCCTCGACGCCTGGGCGACCCTCTACCAGCGCGTGCACCGCAGCAACGGGGGCGAGCCGGATGCCGGCCGCCGGCTCAAGCAGTGGGCGCACGAGGCGGGCTTCACCGCGGTCGCCTCCACGGCATCCGTCTGGTGCTTCTCGGACGAGGAGGAGCGCAGCTGGTGGGGCGGCATGTGGCGCGACCGCGTGCTCGCCTCGGCGTTCGCGGGCGACGCGCTCGGCAAGGAGCTCGCGACGCGCGCCGACCTCGAGGCGATCAGCTCGGCCTGGGCGCACTGGGCCGAGGACCCCGACGGCTGGATGGTGTTCCCGCACGGCGAGATCCTCGCCCGGAAGTAG